Proteins encoded in a region of the Panthera uncia isolate 11264 chromosome B2 unlocalized genomic scaffold, Puncia_PCG_1.0 HiC_scaffold_24, whole genome shotgun sequence genome:
- the LOC125937924 gene encoding uncharacterized protein LOC125937924 isoform X1: MLTVFQRCFDVLIVVKDILGCGVLIFIIGWPFYQYLAMLLSTTMASQLRIRRNRAKAARTKYQTEGLSTEIHFLTVLEARSPRSKGRDLLIAGMEPAWGAALALWNLLGSLSLPLSSPTMHSLSLSKSINKL, from the exons ATGCTGACGGTATTCCAGAGGTGCTTCGATGTCTTAATCGTGGTGAAAGACATCCTGGGATGCGGAGTACTGATTTTCATTATTGGATGGCCCTTTTACCAGTACCTTGCGATGCTCCTGAGTACGACAATGGCTTCTCAGCTTCGGATCCGCCGAAATCGAG CTAAGGCTGCCAGAACAAAATACCAGACTGAAGGCTTATCAAcggaaattcattttctcacagttctggaggctagaagcccaAGATCCaagg gtcgtgatctcctgatTGCTGggatggagcctgcctggggtgcTGCACTGGCATTGTGGAATCTGCtcgggagtctctctctgcccctctcttctcccact
- the LOC125937924 gene encoding KH homology domain-containing protein 1-like isoform X2 yields the protein MLTVFQRCFDVLIVVKDILGCGVLIFIIGWPFYQYLAMLLSTTMASQLRIRRNRAKAARTKYQTEGLSTEIHFLTVLEARSPRSKGWFLVRPQLADGCLLIVSHMVFLLSVQRERARVSA from the exons ATGCTGACGGTATTCCAGAGGTGCTTCGATGTCTTAATCGTGGTGAAAGACATCCTGGGATGCGGAGTACTGATTTTCATTATTGGATGGCCCTTTTACCAGTACCTTGCGATGCTCCTGAGTACGACAATGGCTTCTCAGCTTCGGATCCGCCGAAATCGAG CTAAGGCTGCCAGAACAAAATACCAGACTGAAGGCTTATCAAcggaaattcattttctcacagttctggaggctagaagcccaAGATCCaagggttggtttctggtgaggcctCAGCTTGCCGATGGCTGCCTACTCATTGTATCCCACATGGTCTTTCTTCTgagtgtgcagagagagagagcaagagtgagtgcATGA